The Brassica napus cultivar Da-Ae chromosome C1, Da-Ae, whole genome shotgun sequence DNA segment TCTAAAACCTAACATGGTCACTCCCGGCTCAGACAGCGCTAAGGTAACAAAACCAGGCGTGGTTTGTTGAGGTTTACAAAAACTTATAATTGTTTTTCTTCCAGGTTGCACCGGAAGTGATAGCTGAGTACACAGTGAATGCTCTCCGTCGCACGGTTCCACCCGCAGTTCCAGGAATCGTGTTTCTCTCAGGAGGACAGAGCGAAGAGGAAGCAACGCAAAATCTGAACGCAATGAACAAGCTCGATCTGTTGAAGCCATGGACGCTCACATTCTCCTTTGGCCGAGCCCTCCAGCAAAGCACACTCAAGGCTTGGGGAGGTAAGAAAGAGAACGTAGCCAAAGCACAGGCCACGTTCTTGGTCAGGTGCAAGGCTAACTCGGACGCTACACTTGGGAAATACATTGCTGGGGCTTCTGGTGACTCTGCTGCCTCCGAGAGCTTGTTTGTGAAAGGATACAGTTACTAGGGCGGCGTCTGCGTTTGATACGGTTTGGGTATATCTTATATATGAATGTTTTGTTGGCGTTCGATTTGGTTTAAATGTCTGTTGGATTTGGTTTATCGTTTGACCAAATTGTGTAATGTCTTAAGTTATGTGTATTATGGATTTCTCTCCCTCTTTGTCAAAAGGCTCTTGTGATGGTTATTTTAACGTTATTTTTGGCGCCAATACATAACTGTTTGGTTCAAAAGTTCGGTGATATCCTAACAGTGGGTCCCACAGAGGAGTCTATCTTTCCCTCTTTCTTATGCATAAAACTTATAGTCACTTCCAAGTTGAGATAGTTacttgatatttatattttatgagtTCCAACAAAGATATCTTGACTAAAAGTTCTCAAAaccaaatattaaactttatatagCATGTTTTACCAGTCTTTACTAGTGAAAGTTATTTTAGTCTagtggtttaacaaaaattttattaatatttatacatcataGGTTCCGGACTTTAAGTTTTGGCAAagataatttattaaacaattatatagattaatatataaatttcacaTGAAATATTCAATATAATACAAGTAAAACCGATCAAACATGGATCTTCATAAGACGGTGATgtgataaatttaaaaattaattttcaaaaattatgtataattttcatttacagagtcatttatataatattttttataattgtaatatcatagTAAATctgcgttaaaaaaaaatatttgctgAAGAAACAATATATACAATATAGAACAGAGACATGACTAAACCATAAGAATAAACAAAGATTAGTTCTGACAGAAAAGTATGTGTTGGCAATGATTATGataatacaatacaaagctttGATCTAAAACTTTCATATATATGACCACCAGAAAGTCTTCCCACACTACTTGAACAAACGAGAGAAGAGTTTCAATTACTTATAGCGATAATTTGAGAGTTGAAGATACAATATTACTTCAAAAATTATATACCTCATATATGAGTGACAATCACAATACTAATCGTACAAAAAATGGTGTTATATTGGCTGGAAAGTCATTGTTATATATTGAGACAGCTAGCACATGCTCATGTGGATGAGGGTGGTGTAAGGGTCCACGTTATCCACTCGCTTCTGTCTTAAGCCTCTCTTCTTATTCTTCAAAATTTCACAAATCACTACaattaacaaacaaacaacaacaaaaacaaaacgaaaTACGAATCTTTCTCGCGTATAACTCCAAATACTCCCTTCCCAATCATTCTTTTCTGTATTACCAAACTTAATTATTAGTCATTATTTCCCTTTCCCTTTAGATTTCTCTATAACAATAAATCTCATAACATAGATTTCATTGAGTTGTATGTTCATACTATATATGATACTACAGTCTTAATACTACGTCGATGTTATCATGTTGTTCTGAGAACATTACGTGCATGGATGTTATCATGTTGTTATTGttgcatatatattaaattgaaTGAGACCCATTTCCTAATAATATTACTGGTAGACTAGAGAATATTTATGCGTCTACATACACATGAACTCCTTGGACTCACATGTTTCATTtcatattcaaattttaaagaCACGTACGACGTATTTAATTTGAAAGATAGACAACTTAATTCTCAAACTACTTCTAATCTAACTAATTTATTGATATAGGAAAAAATTACACTTTAAAATTTTTTGGAATCTTCACATGTTATTTGTCCATGATGGTTCAGTTATTAAAAAAGTTGTGGaccaaaaaactgaaaatatcaTTTATGTTAATtacgacatttttttttttggtaaaattaattaattacgaCATTTCTTTAAATTAGCAGGGTATAGTTATCCAAATATTAGATGATTTTATCcaaaaatgtatcttttataTGATCTGTACACAGATGTATTTCttgaaatttatgaaaaatacaaaatgggttaagagagaaaatagaaaatcaaAAGGCAATTAGTTTAGAACAAGAACATTTTAATGACATTCACATCATGTATGTGATGTATCCTCTTCATGTAACTTGTTTTACTTGAAAATTAAGATTACAGAAACAAATCTATTGCAATCATAAGACTTTTTGTTGTGACCCCAAATTGATTATACAAAAAGCTTTTCAAAATGCTTAAAGATCCAACAAAAAGATATTCACACAAACTTTTTAAATACACACACAATTCATACTTTTCACCGTTAGTATGTTTCAAACAGAGTCATCCGAGAAAGCAAATGAACAATTAGACGAACCGTGAGCGATGATGATTTTCTCATGCGATATCACCTGCGGCTCTTTGCTTCCGCAACTCCCATCTTTTATCTTATCGGTCTCCGAACGTCCAACATCAATATCCCTTATCTCCGTGAGCATTGCCACAACATCTTTCATCATAGGCCTTTCACTTGCCTTGTTGCTCACACATAGGAACGCGACCGCAAGAGTTTGAAGCATCTCATGCATAATCGTGTCGGTACGTCCATCAAGTCTCGGGTCAAGAAGCTTGCTCGGGTCTTTCTTCTCAGCTAAATGATCTCTCACCCACTTAACCAAATGTGCACCTCCTGGTAGATCCGGGTCTAAGGGATGCTTCCCGGTTAAAACCTCTAGTAATACCACTCCGTAACTATAAACATCGCTCTTCTCGGTTATACGTTGCATGGAACCATGttctataaaaacaaaaataaattaagagtCGACAATCAAACAAATTTAGATAAGGGTATGTATAAGTGTTTTCAAGCTTACCCGGAGCCATATAACCATAAGAACCAGCCAAAGGAGGCCGGTTGCTCGATTTCGATGAATCAATTCCGGTATTAGCATTACCGGTTACGGTTCTTGCTAAACCGAAATCGGCTAAATAGGGCTCGAATTGGGGGCCCAATAAGACATTCATAGCTTTAACGTCACCGTGTATAATCGCGGGGAGACAATCGTGGTGGAGGTAAGCAAGCGCGTGGGCCACACCTAGCACGACGTCGTATCGAGCCTCCCAACTAACTCCTCCTCCTTTACCGGCGCTGTGAAGCCGAGAGCTCAGGCTTCCGTTGCGGAGATAATCGTAGAACAAGAGTTTCAGATTCCGATTCGAGCACCAACCAAGAAGACGCACGATGTTCCTATGACGAATCGATCCGAGAGTGTTGATCTCTGAGTTAAACGCATCGCTCTGTTCCCTCGCCCACATCTTCTTCACCGCAAGAGTCTCGCCGGAGGGAATCGCGATACGGTAAACCACCCCGGAGCTTCCCGTTCCGATCACGTTCGCCGACGTTAGATTCTTCACTATATCATCGATCGAAAAGTCGAGTTTTTGGTAAAGCGTCACGTCCCAGGAATCGATTTCCTCGTCCAGGAGTTGCTTCCCGGCGGCTCGCGCTCTGACGAGAGTGTAAACGGCTAGGAGAACGAGGACGGCGGTGACGGCGATGAGGACCGAGATGCCTAGCTTAACAGCGGAGCTACTCCGGGTCGAGGATGCTAACCCGTCGGGTCGGGTCGAGATTCCGTCGGAGATGTAAAGTCCTTTGTTAGAGGCGAGATCGGAGAGCGGGAGCTTTCTGAAGAACGGCGTGTCGGGTAATTCGCCGGAGAAGTCGTTGAAGGAGACGTTGAGTGATACGAGGTTCTGCATATCTGATAAGACGGTTAGCTTTCCCGTGAGACGGTTGTGAGAGATGTCGAGCACGCCGAGGTTTTTCAAATCGGAGAATCTCGCCGGGATTTCGCCGACGAAGGCGTTGCAGCTGAGGTTTAGTGAGATTGCTAGAGACGGGATTTGACTTAGCTCGTCTGGGATTTCTCCGGTGAAGGCGTTGTCGCCGAGGTTGAGAAGCTGTAGAGACAGACACGTGGAGATTTCTCTAGGGATGTCGCCGGAGAGTCGATTCTTTGCGAGGTTGAGCTTCGTGAGCTCCGTCAACAACCCGATTCCCGGAGGGAGAGGACCCGTGAGAGAGTTATCAGAGAAGTCGATGAACTTCAAGCTCTTCGGGAGCGTACCGAGGAAAGAACCGGAGAGACTGTTGGAGTGAAGATCAAGAAACTCGAGGCTTTCACAACCGGAGATCGCCGGAGGGATTACTCCGACGAGGCGGTTCTCGCTTAAATCAataaagtttagatttttcAGATTGCCCATCTCCCTTGGGATGTTCCCGGCAAGTCTGTTTCCGTTGAGTCTTAATCTATAGAGATTTGTACAGTTTCCGATCTCCGGCGGAATGACTCCGGACAAGTCGTTTGAGAGAAGAAGCAGCTTCGTGAGGTTTCGTAACTCAAAGATCTCTTTTGGTATCGAACCAGAGAGACTGTTGTAAGAGAGATCAATAGCTTGAAGCTCTCCACACTCCGAGAGACTTCCCGGGATGTTACCGGTTAACTTGTTCTGCCACGCGAAGAACATCGTCAAGCTCTTGAGATTACCCATCAGCGCCGGTATCTCGCCGGTGATGAGGTTATTATCAATTTCTAAATGCGTAAGCTTGGAACAATTCGCTAGCTCTTCAGGGATCGTTCCGGAGATTTGATTAACGCTCAGCTGAAGCTCTTGAAGATTTGTAAGGCTCCCGAAGCTCCTCGGGATGTTTCCGGTGAGGTGATTTTCAGACAAATCAATAAGCCAGAGGTCAGGGCAGTTCCCAAGCTCTGTCGGGATTTTCCCGACGAGGTTATTCTCCCATAAGAGTAAGCTCTGCAGCTTCTTTAAACCTCCAACGGTCGTAGGGATCGATCCAGATATCGAGTTCTGGTACAAGTACAGATTCTGCAGCTCCGTGCAGTGTCCAATCTCATCTGGAATCGGACCAGACAGCAGTGACGTGTAAATCGCTATTGTCTGAACGCGTTTCAGGTTTCCAATCGACGCCGGAAGTCTCCCGGAGAGGCTAGTCTCGGCGAGACCAAGCATTTTTAGATGCTCGCAGTTACCTATCTCCCAAGGAACCTCACCTCTTATATTCTTGTTCCCACCAGCACGGAAGGATTCTAGATTCTTGAG contains these protein-coding regions:
- the LOC106428306 gene encoding LRR receptor-like serine/threonine-protein kinase RGI3 — encoded protein: MPPHIYRLPFFPFLLCFFFLPCFSLDEQGQTLFSWKSQLNISGDTLSSWNVADASPCNWTGVKCNQKGEVSEIELKGFDLQGFPPVTTLRSLKSLTSLTLSSLNLTGVIPKEIGDFPELKVLDLSDNSLSGEIPVGIFRLKKLETLSLNTNNLEGVIPTEIGNLSALVELMLFDNKLSGEIPKSIGELKNLESFRAGGNKNIRGEVPWEIGNCEHLKMLGLAETSLSGRLPASIGNLKRVQTIAIYTSLLSGPIPDEIGHCTELQNLYLYQNSISGSIPTTVGGLKKLQSLLLWENNLVGKIPTELGNCPDLWLIDLSENHLTGNIPRSFGSLTNLQELQLSVNQISGTIPEELANCSKLTHLEIDNNLITGEIPALMGNLKSLTMFFAWQNKLTGNIPGSLSECGELQAIDLSYNSLSGSIPKEIFELRNLTKLLLLSNDLSGVIPPEIGNCTNLYRLRLNGNRLAGNIPREMGNLKNLNFIDLSENRLVGVIPPAISGCESLEFLDLHSNSLSGSFLGTLPKSLKFIDFSDNSLTGPLPPGIGLLTELTKLNLAKNRLSGDIPREISTCLSLQLLNLGDNAFTGEIPDELSQIPSLAISLNLSCNAFVGEIPARFSDLKNLGVLDISHNRLTGKLTVLSDMQNLVSLNVSFNDFSGELPDTPFFRKLPLSDLASNKGLYISDGISTRPDGLASSTRSSSAVKLGISVLIAVTAVLVLLAVYTLVRARAAGKQLLDEEIDSWDVTLYQKLDFSIDDIVKNLTSANVIGTGSSGVVYRIAIPSGETLAVKKMWAREQSDAFNSEINTLGSIRHRNIVRLLGWCSNRNLKLLFYDYLRNGSLSSRLHSAGKGGGVSWEARYDVVLGVAHALAYLHHDCLPAIIHGDVKAMNVLLGPQFEPYLADFGLARTVTGNANTGIDSSKSSNRPPLAGSYGYMAPEHGSMQRITEKSDVYSYGVVLLEVLTGKHPLDPDLPGGAHLVKWVRDHLAEKKDPSKLLDPRLDGRTDTIMHEMLQTLAVAFLCVSNKASERPMMKDVVAMLTEIRDIDVGRSETDKIKDGSCGSKEPQVISHEKIIIAHGSSNCSFAFSDDSV